The proteins below come from a single Echinimonas agarilytica genomic window:
- the rlmKL gene encoding bifunctional 23S rRNA (guanine(2069)-N(7))-methyltransferase RlmK/23S rRNA (guanine(2445)-N(2))-methyltransferase RlmL: MHNLFATCNLGLEYPLELELIQHGASNVVSHQGGVAFQAELPALYRILLWSRVASRVLLVVAEGKAQTGEDIAQLAYEQDWTMLIRPTRPFTIEFVGSNRDIRNTGYGAQCVKDGISKLFADEGFARPHIDNRDPEAIIRARIGGSKLTLMLDLTGRSLHLRGYRTEAGAAPLREPLAAAMIIRSGWLEDTSVPLLDPMCGSGTLLIEAASMAAGIAPGIENPEFSVHRLPMHSEQIWQEALSEATVKSRRGLNQVDIEVSGQDQNPEVIIQARANARRAGVENLINFKQLSLADNPLTDGELGFIVCNPPYGERLGDEAEIVALYFQLGEKLRQNFNGHALLVTSADDYVPALKLRSDKTWQVMNGKLPCQLMQFSVKPSNREPSFSVTPNGSEFANRLKKNLQRIDKWAKKVPTDAYRVYDADLPEYNVAIDKYLDKLVIQEYAPPKSIDAEKAARRLLDVILIAPELTGINTANVFIKRRKSQSGSNQYEKVSTRNAWQVVHEYGLAFKVNLSDYLDTGLFLDHRVTRHEFAKLASGKRFLNLFCYTGSATVHAVNAGATHSVSVDMSKTYLEWARENLVINRLISPKHTFEHADVLKYLKHTHDKFDVVFCDPPTFSNSKRMKDTLDIQRDHIDLLTLVDGVLEPGGVVMFSNNNRRFKLDSTAIEAMGYTIKDWNRFTLPEDFKRNPNIHHCWLLEKNA; this comes from the coding sequence GTGCATAATTTATTTGCTACTTGCAACCTAGGTCTCGAGTATCCACTCGAATTAGAACTCATTCAACATGGCGCATCGAATGTGGTGAGTCATCAGGGCGGCGTCGCCTTTCAAGCAGAGTTACCTGCGCTCTATCGCATTTTGTTATGGAGCCGTGTTGCGTCACGCGTGTTATTAGTCGTTGCAGAAGGCAAAGCACAAACTGGCGAAGACATCGCTCAGTTGGCCTATGAACAAGATTGGACCATGCTGATCCGACCCACACGGCCGTTTACAATTGAATTTGTCGGAAGTAACCGCGATATTCGTAACACAGGTTATGGCGCTCAATGCGTGAAGGACGGCATTAGTAAGTTATTTGCTGATGAAGGTTTTGCTCGGCCTCATATCGACAACCGTGATCCAGAGGCGATCATTCGCGCGCGAATCGGCGGCAGCAAACTGACGCTTATGCTCGATTTAACCGGCCGAAGCTTGCATCTACGAGGCTACCGCACAGAAGCGGGAGCAGCCCCCTTAAGAGAGCCTCTAGCGGCAGCCATGATTATTCGCAGCGGTTGGTTGGAAGATACCTCGGTTCCGTTACTTGACCCTATGTGTGGCTCTGGAACCTTGTTAATCGAAGCCGCTTCGATGGCTGCAGGCATTGCCCCCGGCATTGAAAACCCAGAGTTTTCGGTGCATCGGTTACCCATGCACAGTGAACAAATTTGGCAAGAAGCTTTGTCAGAAGCCACAGTGAAGAGTCGCCGAGGGCTTAATCAAGTCGACATTGAGGTGTCGGGCCAAGATCAAAACCCAGAAGTAATTATTCAAGCGCGTGCCAACGCGCGTCGTGCGGGTGTCGAAAATTTAATTAATTTCAAACAATTGTCACTTGCAGACAACCCGTTAACCGATGGTGAACTGGGTTTTATCGTGTGTAATCCGCCTTACGGTGAACGATTAGGCGATGAAGCAGAGATTGTCGCACTGTACTTTCAATTGGGTGAGAAACTGCGCCAAAACTTTAATGGACACGCGTTACTGGTAACATCTGCTGACGACTATGTTCCGGCATTAAAATTACGCAGTGACAAAACATGGCAAGTCATGAACGGTAAATTGCCGTGTCAGTTGATGCAATTTAGCGTGAAGCCAAGCAATCGCGAGCCATCGTTTAGTGTGACGCCAAATGGGAGCGAATTCGCGAACCGATTGAAGAAGAACTTACAGCGCATCGATAAATGGGCAAAAAAAGTCCCTACAGATGCATATCGCGTGTATGACGCTGACTTGCCAGAATATAACGTAGCAATCGATAAATACTTGGATAAGTTGGTGATTCAAGAATACGCTCCGCCAAAATCAATCGATGCCGAAAAGGCAGCTCGACGCTTGCTTGATGTGATTTTAATTGCACCTGAACTAACCGGAATCAACACTGCAAACGTGTTTATTAAACGCCGAAAGAGTCAATCGGGTAGCAATCAATATGAAAAAGTATCCACTCGAAATGCATGGCAAGTGGTTCACGAATACGGTTTAGCGTTTAAAGTGAACTTATCCGATTATCTTGATACTGGTTTGTTCCTCGACCATCGAGTGACTCGGCATGAATTTGCAAAACTGGCTAGCGGTAAACGATTCTTAAATTTATTTTGCTATACCGGATCTGCTACAGTGCATGCGGTCAATGCGGGAGCAACGCACTCGGTGAGTGTGGACATGTCAAAGACTTATTTAGAGTGGGCTCGAGAGAACTTGGTCATTAATCGACTCATTTCTCCGAAGCACACATTTGAACACGCCGATGTACTTAAATATCTGAAACATACACATGATAAGTTTGATGTAGTGTTTTGCGATCCACCTACGTTTAGTAATTCTAAGCGCATGAAAGATACCTTAGATATTCAGCGTGATCATATCGACCTATTAACGCTGGTTGATGGTGTGTTGGAGCCTGGCGGGGTGGTCATGTTTTCCAATAACAATCGCCGCTTTAAACTCGACTCTACTGCGATTGAAGCGATGGGCTACACCATTAAAGACTGGAATCGTTTCACATTACCGGAAGATTTTAAACGGAATCCAAACATTCATCATTGTTGGCTACTCGAGAAAAACGCATAG
- a CDS encoding glutaredoxin family protein, whose amino-acid sequence MFRLLESDGCHLCEQAKQLLQQTHVVTYGCELVDIAESDALIEAFGERIPVLEHINSGQQLGWPFNFEQLNTWLQDVMNL is encoded by the coding sequence GTGTTTCGCCTACTGGAAAGCGATGGCTGTCACTTGTGTGAGCAAGCCAAACAATTGCTGCAGCAAACCCATGTTGTCACGTACGGTTGTGAGCTCGTAGATATCGCTGAAAGCGACGCTTTAATTGAAGCGTTCGGTGAGCGAATTCCAGTGTTAGAACATATCAATAGTGGCCAGCAATTGGGTTGGCCTTTTAATTTTGAGCAGCTCAATACGTGGCTGCAAGACGTAATGAATTTATGA
- a CDS encoding TonB-dependent receptor, translated as MMNIQRSQFRLNPICFALLASLPLAIQAQEVPEKSSDNSDVEVIQVTGLRGSLKKTINDKRFGENISDSINSEDIGKTTDQNIAEALSRVTGVSVQTSDGEGAKITVRGANSNQNNISLNGVQLGSTEFNQGVDLSQYSSDILSKIEVVKTPSADHEEGSLGANINLLTNKPLDLGYEINTLAVEGRYNDLSEDENYKVSGTFSRKFLDETFGVILTAVTETNSYRKDQYVAENWVAQHSNQATDTEGNLVEDVWALSPQTTRYEAFNNDRDRTSINLGMQWLATEDTELNLNLNWAKQDVENSMHGVQTRFATYDNLVEGVDPGLGQGPATETDPESSWHTIDMNTQTYVKNVNRFGSGGLLQSENKYSNENKLVSFELSHNISDDLSMKAGLGYSKSEQEPDNSVYMVLESYHTMGAWQMIHTPTADVEPVGFDCTGSSNCRLVGGTSFIDYGANTDPNDPASKDDNRSNTMFNPQELDAQHLSYMSRSLVAVEDTQKSANVDFDWHVEFGPVSLIEFGAKWSNREKYVDDQRGEFNTVGEGVVVYDPDTGEVRTLPHGIGSITADMFATGEDFPVNDFMSGLGYGRDQFTNGWNTFSAFKAMDVALGSSAAEFTPWDAQTRNTELDNIAIYAKSSFDLLDGDLTGDIGVRYVRTEVESHGANGVQFAYDTANLGRIFDPFAIMEAGDSSLPACGAIPFMGTDYNEASRWARQDGLGYNTNGTADYRDDTPIAAVNGGACYDPYAVGGDQQLAEWWLWRHSDISTEKNYVYGERVYDENGGLIATEDRSQRTQNTSNTHDYDVWLPSLNLNYAIDDTKIARFAASKTMSRPQIDSLRPNVFIKETQWGEFNRNNTITMYNTKLDPLESNNLDLSFEWYFDQSGMVSAGFFYKDMTNFEESQTVITYMDDLRNEMLPDGPAYNNDDLILLPGDDAQTNLQGCMPKRVQGSTEMNQDWFLSGDLSEMCAQFKTTSIVNGKGASIAGVELQYLQTYDFLPGWLSGFGIQANYTYQDSSYDQEVSSVDDSVYLPELPVAYTPEHSYNLTGFWEQDGHQVRLSYQGTSDQLSDRSFESGSLWEEGRDTLDFSASYKVNDMVSLTFQATNITDENVRKYYTSRFVKMGDSVDAPIFEEGNPLDGDASKSRTYSEYNVGRNFRLGARVNF; from the coding sequence ATGATGAATATTCAACGCAGTCAATTCAGACTCAATCCAATCTGTTTCGCTTTGCTGGCATCCTTGCCGCTCGCAATTCAAGCGCAAGAAGTACCTGAAAAATCAAGTGACAATAGTGATGTAGAAGTCATTCAAGTCACAGGTTTACGTGGTAGCTTAAAGAAAACCATTAATGACAAACGTTTTGGCGAAAACATTTCAGACTCAATTAACTCTGAAGATATCGGTAAAACAACCGATCAAAACATCGCTGAAGCATTGTCTCGCGTGACTGGGGTGTCTGTACAAACTTCTGATGGCGAAGGTGCAAAAATTACTGTTCGCGGCGCGAACTCAAACCAAAACAATATCAGTCTCAATGGCGTACAGCTTGGTTCTACTGAATTTAACCAAGGTGTCGATTTATCGCAGTACTCATCTGATATTCTGTCAAAAATTGAAGTCGTTAAAACGCCAAGTGCCGATCATGAAGAAGGTTCTTTGGGTGCTAACATCAACCTGCTAACCAATAAGCCACTCGACCTGGGCTATGAAATTAATACCTTGGCAGTTGAAGGGCGTTACAACGATTTGTCCGAAGATGAAAACTATAAAGTTTCCGGAACTTTTTCTCGTAAATTCCTAGATGAAACCTTTGGTGTAATTTTAACTGCTGTCACAGAAACGAATTCCTACCGCAAAGATCAGTATGTTGCTGAAAACTGGGTGGCGCAACATTCAAACCAAGCAACAGATACTGAAGGTAACTTAGTCGAAGACGTTTGGGCGCTTTCACCTCAAACCACCCGTTACGAAGCCTTTAATAATGACCGCGACCGGACAAGCATTAATTTAGGGATGCAATGGTTGGCAACTGAGGATACAGAGTTAAATCTGAATCTGAACTGGGCCAAACAAGATGTCGAAAACTCTATGCATGGTGTGCAAACACGCTTCGCTACTTATGACAACCTAGTTGAAGGAGTAGACCCTGGGCTAGGGCAAGGACCTGCGACTGAAACAGATCCGGAAAGTAGTTGGCACACGATTGACATGAATACGCAGACGTATGTAAAAAACGTGAATCGTTTCGGCAGTGGCGGCTTACTGCAGTCCGAAAACAAATACAGTAATGAAAACAAATTGGTGTCGTTCGAGCTCAGTCATAACATTTCAGATGACTTGAGTATGAAAGCTGGACTCGGTTACTCCAAATCTGAGCAAGAACCTGACAATTCTGTATACATGGTGCTAGAGAGCTATCACACCATGGGGGCTTGGCAGATGATTCATACGCCAACAGCTGACGTTGAACCTGTTGGCTTCGATTGCACAGGTTCAAGTAATTGTCGACTTGTGGGGGGAACAAGCTTCATCGATTACGGGGCGAACACTGATCCAAATGATCCCGCTAGCAAAGACGACAACCGCTCAAACACCATGTTTAACCCGCAAGAACTTGATGCGCAACACCTCTCGTATATGTCTCGTTCGTTAGTTGCGGTGGAAGATACCCAAAAGTCTGCAAATGTTGATTTTGATTGGCATGTTGAATTTGGTCCTGTCTCACTCATTGAATTTGGGGCGAAGTGGTCGAACCGTGAAAAGTATGTTGATGATCAACGTGGAGAATTTAATACCGTTGGCGAAGGCGTCGTGGTTTACGATCCAGATACGGGTGAAGTCCGCACGTTGCCGCACGGTATTGGTTCAATTACTGCCGATATGTTCGCGACGGGTGAAGATTTTCCAGTGAATGACTTTATGTCGGGCCTTGGCTATGGTCGTGATCAATTCACTAATGGCTGGAATACGTTCTCAGCTTTCAAAGCGATGGACGTTGCCTTGGGGAGTTCAGCGGCGGAGTTCACGCCTTGGGATGCTCAAACGCGTAACACTGAGCTTGATAATATAGCGATATACGCTAAAAGCAGTTTCGATCTACTTGATGGCGATCTAACCGGTGATATAGGCGTACGTTATGTCCGAACCGAAGTGGAATCGCATGGTGCAAATGGTGTTCAATTTGCCTACGATACGGCTAATTTAGGGCGCATCTTTGACCCGTTCGCAATTATGGAAGCAGGGGACTCAAGCCTACCGGCCTGTGGTGCTATTCCATTTATGGGGACTGACTACAACGAGGCGTCCCGTTGGGCTCGTCAAGATGGGTTAGGGTATAACACTAACGGCACGGCTGACTATCGTGACGATACACCGATTGCGGCAGTTAATGGCGGTGCTTGCTATGACCCTTATGCTGTGGGGGGAGACCAACAACTCGCTGAGTGGTGGTTGTGGCGCCATAGCGACATTTCAACTGAAAAAAATTATGTGTATGGTGAGCGCGTATATGATGAAAATGGTGGGTTAATAGCCACTGAAGACCGAAGCCAACGCACGCAAAACACGTCCAATACGCACGACTATGACGTTTGGCTACCAAGCCTCAACTTGAACTACGCCATAGACGATACCAAAATCGCTCGATTTGCCGCGTCGAAAACAATGTCGCGCCCACAAATTGATTCGCTTCGTCCAAATGTGTTTATTAAAGAAACTCAATGGGGTGAATTTAACCGTAATAACACCATCACCATGTACAACACTAAGCTCGATCCACTCGAATCGAACAACTTAGATTTGTCATTTGAATGGTACTTTGATCAAAGCGGTATGGTATCGGCGGGCTTCTTCTACAAAGACATGACTAACTTTGAAGAATCTCAAACAGTCATCACCTATATGGATGATTTGCGCAATGAAATGTTGCCAGATGGCCCCGCTTATAATAATGATGACTTAATCTTACTCCCTGGAGATGATGCTCAAACAAATCTTCAAGGTTGTATGCCAAAGCGTGTTCAAGGTTCGACTGAAATGAATCAAGACTGGTTCCTGTCTGGTGACTTGTCTGAAATGTGTGCTCAGTTCAAGACCACGAGTATCGTGAACGGCAAGGGTGCAAGTATTGCTGGCGTTGAACTCCAGTATTTACAAACCTATGATTTCTTGCCAGGTTGGTTATCAGGTTTCGGTATTCAAGCCAACTATACGTACCAAGACAGCTCATACGACCAAGAAGTTTCTTCAGTTGACGACTCTGTTTATCTGCCGGAGCTACCCGTTGCTTATACGCCAGAACACAGCTACAACTTGACTGGATTCTGGGAGCAGGATGGTCACCAGGTTCGCTTGTCGTATCAAGGTACTTCTGATCAGTTATCTGACCGTTCATTTGAAAGCGGAAGCCTATGGGAAGAAGGACGTGACACGTTAGATTTCTCAGCATCTTACAAAGTGAATGACATGGTGTCTTTAACATTCCAAGCGACCAATATTACCGATGAGAATGTGCGTAAATACTACACCAGTCGATTCGTGAAGATGGGCGATAGTGTTGATGCTCCAATCTTTGAAGAAGGTAATCCTTTGGACGGCGACGCGTCTAAGTCTCGTACCTACAGTGAATACAATGTGGGCCGCAACTTTAGGCTTGGCGCGCGGGTGAACTTCTAA
- a CDS encoding TonB-dependent receptor → MPNQTKRFRLNPVYIAILAAVPLSISAQEAEPAKKAEANSDVEVITVTGLRGSLKKTINDKRFGQNIADSINAEDIGKTTDQNIADALGRVTGVSVQQSEGEGAKISVRGANSNQNNISMNGVQLSSTDFNQGVDLSQYSSDILSKIEVVKTPSADHEEGSLGANINLLTNKPLDLGYEIRNLTVEGRYNDLSEDENYKVSGTISKKFAEETFGVVLTAYTETNSYRRDQFVTDNWNASQSREAMSTDGELLNDVWALTPQETRYETFLNDRDRMGANLGLQWLPTDSTEMNLNLTWSKQEVDSSMHGIRTRTVPSHPNHVEGVDPGLGQGPATETDPERDWHTIDTNTNTYVKNLNRYGDGSFLQSENAYDNENLIVAYDIEQQFGDNLTMNAGIGYSKSERTPDNSVYIVLESYQTFSNWQMVHTPSGEVEPVGYDCTSSKNCKLVGGDGFIDYGANTDPNDPLAKDDNRSTTKFNPHEIEAQHLSYMSRTLTAVEDTNKSVNVDFDYAVEFGPITMIEFGAKYSNREKYVDDQTGQFTTVGEGVVLYDPETGEVRNLPFGIQSIDASLFRNDDEDFPADDFMKKLDYERDNFTTGLPTFSAFAAMDAALGGTEAEFSPSDTNTRRSELDNIATYLKASFELLDGSLTGDIGVRYVKTDVESFGANGVKFAFDGSNNGRLFDPFHIAAVGDATAGNPNCAAVPFQGTDYNQAVRWARTDGNGYETKGTADYRDDTPIPAADGVCYDWYADPTQQASLSDWWLWRHSDISTEKNYVYGDRQISEDGTMLLATEDRQDRSQKTSAEHDYDMWLPSLNLNYIIDDTKIARFAASKTMSRPEIDALRPGFTVVETQWGFDNRNNTMQFFNTKLDPLESNNLDLSLEWYFDDSAMVAAGFFYKDMSNFQESQTIITYMDDLRNEMLADSPQYNNDDLVLLPGDDPQTNLQGCMPKRIQNATELNEDWVQNGQLDEMCAKFKTTSLVNGKGASIAGVELSYLQTYDFLPGWMSGLGLQANYTYQDSEYDQEVSSVDDSVKLPALEVAYTPEHSYNVSAFWEQNGHQLRLSYQGTSDQLAQRSYKLGSLWEEGRDQLDFSGTYKYNDYVSFTVQATNLLDENFRQYYTSRFTDLGGEVLDEGSALSGNATDSRTHQEYAVGRNYRASVRVNF, encoded by the coding sequence ATGCCAAACCAAACCAAGCGGTTCAGACTGAACCCAGTTTACATAGCAATCCTTGCTGCTGTGCCACTGAGCATTAGTGCACAAGAAGCTGAACCTGCTAAAAAAGCTGAAGCGAATAGTGACGTTGAAGTCATTACAGTAACCGGCTTACGCGGTAGCTTGAAAAAGACAATTAACGACAAACGTTTTGGGCAAAATATTGCCGACTCGATTAACGCGGAAGACATTGGTAAAACCACTGACCAAAACATTGCTGATGCATTAGGCCGTGTAACGGGCGTTTCGGTACAACAATCTGAGGGTGAAGGCGCGAAAATTTCTGTTCGTGGTGCAAACTCCAACCAAAACAATATCAGCATGAACGGTGTTCAGTTGAGCTCAACTGACTTCAACCAAGGTGTTGATTTATCTCAATACTCTTCAGATATTCTTTCAAAAATTGAAGTCGTAAAAACGCCAAGTGCTGACCATGAAGAAGGTTCTCTTGGTGCGAACATCAACCTTTTGACTAACAAGCCTTTGGACTTAGGTTATGAGATTCGTAACTTGACCGTTGAAGGTCGTTATAACGACTTGTCAGAAGACGAAAACTACAAAGTATCCGGTACTATTTCTAAGAAGTTTGCCGAAGAAACATTCGGCGTAGTTTTAACTGCGTACACAGAAACCAATTCTTACCGCCGTGACCAGTTCGTAACTGATAACTGGAATGCAAGTCAATCTCGCGAAGCGATGAGCACTGACGGCGAACTCCTAAATGACGTTTGGGCTCTAACGCCGCAGGAAACTCGTTACGAAACGTTCTTGAATGACCGTGACCGTATGGGCGCTAACTTAGGTCTTCAATGGTTGCCAACAGACAGCACTGAAATGAACCTCAACTTGACTTGGTCTAAGCAAGAAGTTGACAGTTCAATGCACGGCATTAGAACACGCACAGTACCTAGCCATCCTAACCATGTAGAAGGTGTGGATCCTGGCTTGGGTCAAGGCCCAGCGACTGAGACTGACCCAGAGCGCGACTGGCACACAATCGACACTAATACAAACACATACGTGAAGAACCTAAACCGCTACGGTGATGGTAGCTTCCTTCAGTCAGAAAATGCATATGACAACGAAAATTTAATTGTTGCATATGATATTGAGCAGCAATTTGGTGACAACTTAACCATGAATGCTGGTATCGGTTACTCTAAATCAGAGCGTACACCTGATAACAGTGTTTACATCGTGCTAGAAAGCTATCAGACATTTAGCAACTGGCAGATGGTTCACACGCCAAGTGGCGAAGTAGAACCCGTTGGTTATGATTGTACCTCTTCTAAAAACTGTAAATTAGTCGGTGGTGATGGCTTCATTGATTACGGTGCAAATACCGATCCAAATGATCCGCTCGCTAAGGACGACAACCGTTCTACCACCAAATTCAACCCGCATGAAATTGAAGCTCAGCATTTGTCTTATATGAGCCGCACACTCACTGCTGTTGAAGATACCAATAAATCTGTAAACGTCGATTTTGACTACGCCGTTGAATTTGGCCCAATCACAATGATTGAGTTTGGTGCTAAATACTCAAACCGCGAAAAGTATGTTGATGATCAAACCGGTCAATTCACTACTGTTGGTGAAGGTGTTGTATTGTACGACCCAGAAACGGGCGAAGTCCGTAACTTACCATTTGGTATTCAATCGATAGACGCTAGTTTGTTCCGCAACGACGATGAAGACTTCCCAGCTGACGACTTCATGAAGAAGCTCGATTACGAGCGCGATAACTTCACAACAGGTCTCCCTACGTTCTCAGCTTTCGCTGCAATGGACGCAGCACTGGGCGGAACAGAAGCTGAATTCTCACCTTCAGACACAAACACTCGTCGTAGTGAACTAGACAACATCGCAACATACTTAAAAGCAAGCTTCGAGCTGCTGGACGGTTCGCTAACAGGTGATATTGGTGTTCGTTATGTTAAAACTGATGTTGAATCATTTGGCGCAAACGGTGTTAAATTTGCCTTCGATGGAAGTAACAATGGCCGACTCTTTGACCCATTCCATATCGCAGCGGTTGGTGATGCGACTGCAGGTAACCCAAATTGTGCGGCGGTTCCTTTCCAGGGTACCGATTACAACCAAGCGGTTCGTTGGGCACGTACAGACGGTAACGGTTATGAAACCAAAGGTACTGCGGATTACCGCGATGATACGCCAATCCCAGCAGCGGATGGAGTGTGTTATGACTGGTATGCCGATCCTACACAACAGGCGAGCTTGAGCGATTGGTGGTTGTGGCGTCACAGCGATATCTCTACGGAGAAAAACTATGTGTACGGCGACCGTCAGATCTCAGAAGATGGCACAATGCTGTTGGCCACTGAAGATCGTCAAGACCGTTCTCAAAAAACCAGTGCCGAGCATGACTACGATATGTGGTTACCGAGTTTAAACCTCAACTACATCATCGACGACACTAAGATTGCGCGTTTTGCAGCCTCTAAAACGATGTCTCGTCCAGAAATTGACGCATTGCGTCCAGGCTTTACTGTTGTCGAAACTCAATGGGGCTTCGACAACCGTAACAACACAATGCAGTTCTTCAACACCAAGCTTGATCCGCTTGAGTCGAACAACTTAGATTTATCGTTAGAGTGGTATTTCGACGACAGCGCTATGGTTGCAGCTGGATTTTTCTACAAAGACATGAGTAACTTCCAGGAGTCTCAAACAATCATCACATACATGGATGACTTGAGAAACGAGATGCTTGCCGATAGCCCACAATACAACAACGATGATTTAGTCTTGTTGCCAGGCGATGACCCGCAAACAAACCTTCAAGGTTGTATGCCAAAACGTATCCAAAATGCTACTGAGCTTAATGAAGACTGGGTACAGAATGGTCAACTTGATGAAATGTGTGCGAAGTTCAAAACAACATCTCTTGTCAATGGTAAAGGAGCGTCAATTGCGGGTGTAGAACTTTCATACTTGCAAACTTACGATTTCTTACCCGGTTGGATGTCAGGTTTAGGCTTGCAAGCTAACTACACGTATCAAGATAGTGAGTATGACCAAGAAGTATCTTCAGTCGATGACAGCGTGAAGCTGCCAGCACTTGAAGTTGCTTACACGCCAGAGCACAGCTACAACGTTTCTGCTTTCTGGGAACAAAACGGTCACCAATTACGTCTGTCGTATCAAGGTACCTCTGACCAACTTGCACAACGTTCGTACAAGCTCGGTTCTCTCTGGGAAGAAGGTCGTGACCAACTCGACTTCTCAGGCACTTACAAATACAACGACTATGTGTCGTTCACAGTACAAGCAACGAACTTGCTTGATGAGAATTTCCGCCAGTATTACACAAGCCGTTTCACCGACTTAGGTGGCGAAGTGTTAGACGAAGGAAGTGCATTGTCTGGTAATGCGACCGATTCTCGTACGCACCAAGAGTACGCCGTTGGCCGTAACTACCGTGCAAGCGTTCGCGTTAACTTCTAA
- a CDS encoding GntR family transcriptional regulator, with protein MALAKPAKILSVKDQIADQIRSDIIAGDLAPNTKLNEKELAERFGLSRGPIRDVILQLTKEGLLISKNNCGASVNSVLEPKLQKLMINLRRNIEVYAIEQVKDSMTDEDFAELDNILADLQDAFEREDFTEVTKLDISFHNAIVYKAGGDELVNIWYPYVMRMRLNYKRVATGRQCVDEHRAIADAMRNGDTAQAIKALKANIK; from the coding sequence ATGGCCCTCGCAAAACCAGCAAAAATTTTGTCAGTAAAAGATCAGATAGCTGATCAAATTCGCTCAGACATCATTGCCGGCGATCTTGCGCCAAATACGAAGCTCAACGAAAAAGAGCTTGCCGAACGGTTTGGCCTGTCGCGTGGCCCCATTCGTGATGTTATTTTACAACTCACGAAAGAAGGTTTACTCATTTCTAAAAACAATTGCGGTGCGTCGGTCAACAGCGTGCTAGAGCCCAAACTGCAAAAGTTAATGATTAACCTCAGACGCAACATTGAAGTCTATGCCATTGAACAGGTAAAAGATTCAATGACTGATGAAGACTTTGCAGAACTCGACAACATTTTGGCTGACTTGCAAGATGCATTCGAGCGAGAAGACTTCACCGAAGTAACCAAGTTGGATATTTCGTTTCACAATGCAATTGTATACAAAGCAGGTGGTGATGAGCTTGTGAACATATGGTACCCGTATGTGATGCGTATGCGCCTAAATTATAAGCGTGTTGCTACCGGTAGGCAGTGTGTTGACGAACATCGAGCAATTGCTGACGCAATGCGTAACGGTGATACCGCCCAAGCGATTAAGGCTCTCAAAGCAAATATTAAATAA